Part of the Weissella coleopterorum genome is shown below.
ACATTAATTATGATGATCTTTACGACCATCTTTGGGTTTGCCAATACCCCGATTGCTTTCATGCAAATGGGTTATGCAAGTATTATTTGGTATATTTTTGCGGCGATTTTCTTCTTCTTGCCATTAGGATTTATGATGGCAGAATATGGATCAGCCTTTAATGAGGCTAAGGGTGGAATCTACTCTTGGATTGAAGGAGCCGTTGGACCTAAGACGGCGTTTATTGGAACCTTTATGTGGTTAGCTTCTTGGGAAACTTGGCTGGTAGCCACCGCATCTAAAATTTGGATTCCGTTTTCAACCTTTATTAGCGGATCCGATCAAACGCAAACTTGGCACCTTTTCGGGCTTAATTCGAATCAAGTGATTGGAATATTAGCGGTTTTGCTGATTATTGTGGTTACCTTTTTTGCTTCGAAAGGAATTGATTGGATTTCAAAAATTTCATCATTTGGTGGAATTATGATGGTGACAATTAATATTCTCTTTTTCATTTTAAGTATTTTTATTCTTTTGGCGAATGGGTTCCATACAGCTGAACCAGTCCATGGTATTTCGACTTTTATCCACAGTGCCAACCCTAGTTTCACATCACCGATTGCGATGCTTAGTTTCGTTGTCTATGCGGTCTTTGCCTACGCTGGGATGGAGTCAATGGGTGGAATTACTGATAGTATGGAGAATCCCAAACGTGATTTCCCCCGGGGAGTTTTGATTTCAACCGCCATCATTGCTGTTTTATATGCATTCTCAATCTTCTTATGGGGGGTCAGCGCGAATTGGTCACAAATTATTGATCAAGGCCATGTTAACTTGGGGAACGTAACCTACGTAATGATGAATAATTTGGGAAGCACCTTTGGGCATCAAATTGGCTTGAATGCCACGGGCGCAGCCACATTGGGCCAGTGGTTCGCACGTTTTGCGGGCTTTGACATGTTTATTGTTTACATTGGTTCATTTTTCGTTTTGATTTATTCACCGATTAAAGCCTTTGTCCTAGGAACGCCTAAGGATTTCTGGCCAAAACATGTGACCGAGCTCAATGCGAAGGGAATGCCCTCAAATGCAATGTGGTATCAAGCACTTTTCGTGATTGTTTTGATTATTGCGATTGCTTTTGGTGGTTCAACCGCCCAAGTTTTCTACAATATTTTGACATTGATGGGGAATGTTTCAACGGCTTTGCCTTACTTGTTCTTGGTAGGAGCATATCCTTTCTTCAACCAAAACCAAACCATTGAAAAGCCGTATGTCTTCTTTAAAAATAAGACAGGTATGTGGATTGTTACGTCGATTTCATTTATTGTATTAGCGCTGAGTGTGTTATTTACTTGTGTGGAACCAATTTTGCAACACCAATGGACAGATGCGTTTTGGACGGTATCTGGACCGGTCTTCTTCACTTTGATTGCGGTAATTTTATACCGTCGCTATGAGCGTAAGAAACGGCATGAAAATTAAAAAACGTAAATTTATTTAAATTTATATTGAAGCGGCA
Proteins encoded:
- the yjeM gene encoding glutamate/gamma-aminobutyrate family transporter YjeM translates to MNDAENGKTGKSIKLMTLIMMIFTTIFGFANTPIAFMQMGYASIIWYIFAAIFFFLPLGFMMAEYGSAFNEAKGGIYSWIEGAVGPKTAFIGTFMWLASWETWLVATASKIWIPFSTFISGSDQTQTWHLFGLNSNQVIGILAVLLIIVVTFFASKGIDWISKISSFGGIMMVTINILFFILSIFILLANGFHTAEPVHGISTFIHSANPSFTSPIAMLSFVVYAVFAYAGMESMGGITDSMENPKRDFPRGVLISTAIIAVLYAFSIFLWGVSANWSQIIDQGHVNLGNVTYVMMNNLGSTFGHQIGLNATGAATLGQWFARFAGFDMFIVYIGSFFVLIYSPIKAFVLGTPKDFWPKHVTELNAKGMPSNAMWYQALFVIVLIIAIAFGGSTAQVFYNILTLMGNVSTALPYLFLVGAYPFFNQNQTIEKPYVFFKNKTGMWIVTSISFIVLALSVLFTCVEPILQHQWTDAFWTVSGPVFFTLIAVILYRRYERKKRHEN